The DNA segment AGGAATTCCATAGTAGTCCGATAGCTTTTTAGCTTGCGTACCTTTCCCCGCTCCGGGAGGCCCCAGCAACACAAGATTCATTAATCTCATCTCCTATTTCAAGAAGCCCTCGTAATGTCTCATTATCATCTGGGCTTCGATTAATTTCATAGTCTCCAAAGCAACACCCACGACTATTAAAAGCGCAGTACCGCCAAAGTAAATATTCAGGGCCGTCACTCCCGTAATGATATACGGCAAAATCGCAATTGCTGCCAGAAAGAGGGCTCCGATAAGCGTGATCCTGCTCATGATTTTATCCAGGTATTCGGCAGTAGGTTTACCCGGTCTCATACCCGGAATAAATCCACCGTATTTTTTCATATTCTCGGCAATATCCGCCGGATTAAAAGTAACCGCCGTGTAGAAATAGGTGAAAAATACTATTAGCGCGGCATAAAGGGTCGCATATACCCATCCGCCGGGTTTAATGGCATTAGCTATGGAGACGGCTACCCGGCTGTTGGGGAAAAATCCTGCTATGGTGCTGGGTGTCAGGAGGATGGACATCGCGAATATAACCGGTATAACCCCTGCGGCGTTTAACTTCATGGGTATATGTGTGGATTGACCTCCGTAAACCCTTCTACCCACTACCCTTTTAGCGTACTGCACCGGTATCCTTCTTTCCGCCTGCTGGACAGCTACTACCCCGACGATAACCGCAACGGCAAAAACAGCGAAAATCAA comes from the Thermovenabulum gondwanense genome and includes:
- the secY gene encoding preprotein translocase subunit SecY, whose translation is MLDALRNAWKIPDLRKRLQFTLLMLVIFRIGAFVPVPGMNPEAVKQLIEKGALLGFFDIIAGGAFKQFSVFAMSITPYINASIIVQLLTIIIPKWEELAKEGEAGRKELAKYTRYGTVILGLIQAVGLAIGFRSALVYRGFFGSLIVVISLTAGTAFLMWVGEQITDKGIGNGISLLIFAGIVSRLPSGIYQVFQYVRVGTTNIFMVLIFAVFAVAVIVGVVAVQQAERRIPVQYAKRVVGRRVYGGQSTHIPMKLNAAGVIPVIFAMSILLTPSTIAGFFPNSRVAVSIANAIKPGGWVYATLYAALIVFFTYFYTAVTFNPADIAENMKKYGGFIPGMRPGKPTAEYLDKIMSRITLIGALFLAAIAILPYIITGVTALNIYFGGTALLIVVGVALETMKLIEAQMIMRHYEGFLK